A window of the Dunckerocampus dactyliophorus isolate RoL2022-P2 chromosome 19, RoL_Ddac_1.1, whole genome shotgun sequence genome harbors these coding sequences:
- the LOC129172063 gene encoding unconventional myosin-VI-like isoform X6: protein MEDGKPVWAPHPTDGFQLGTIVDIGADSLTIEPLKQKGKSFLAAINQVFPAEDDINKHVEDNCSLMYLNEATLLNNVRVRYSKDKIYTFVANILIAVNPYYDIPKLYSPETIKQYHGRSLGTLPPHVYAIADKAYRDMKVLKMSQSIIVSGESGAGKTENTKFVLRYLTSSYGTGQDIDERIVEANPLLEAFGNAKTVRNNNSSRFGKFVEIHFNEKYLNRGCTRFFASKDTDKQILQNRKSPEHVKSGPLKDPLLDDHGDFHRMIVAMKKIGLDDTEKLDLFRVVAGVLHLGNIDFEEAGSTSGGCAIKNQSSQALDRCAELLGLEDDDLRVSLTTRVMLTTAGGTKGTVIKVPLKVEQANNARDALAKAVYSRLFDHVVTRVNQCFPFDSSANFIGVLDIAGFEYFEHNSFEQFCINYCNEKLQQFFNERILKEEQELYQREGLGVNEVHYVDNQDCIDLVEAKVLGILDILDEENRLPQPSDQHFTDTVHNKHKNHFRLTIPRKSKLAVHRNVRDDEGFIIRHFAGAVCYETTKFVEKNNDALHMSLESLVSDSKDSFVRQLFDTSNNGKDSKQRAGKLGFISVGNKFKTQLNILLDKLRSTGSSFIRCIKPNLKMVSHHFEGAQILSQLQCSGMVSVLDLMQGGFPSRAPFHELYNMYQSYMPPKLTRLDPRLFCKALFKALGLDDKDYKFGLTRVFFRPGKFAEFDQIMKSDPDHLAELVKRVNTWLIHSRWKKVQWCALSVIKLKNKILYRTSACISMQKTVRMWLCKKKHKPRIDGLVKVRHLKERMTRFNEVVVGLKEGKEEMSKQINQLDAAIDTLMLTIKSTIMSRLDIEHEYRALVTRSEQLLTAMQNKKKEEEERERLRRLQEEMERERKRREEEEQRRKEEEEERRLKAEMELKRKQEEEERKTREEEERKLQMEMELQLQAEREEELARQAVLEQERRDRELALRIAQSEAELIPDEAQNDASLRSTGSSVPSSPERAAGTAGPKVKSLSMEEMVQEMTELLARGPQLQASKAAAGAKKYELSKWKYAELRDAINTSCDIELLAACREEFHRRLKVYHAWKSRNKKRNTADAEQRAPKSITDYGRAPPLRKAPQQNPAPPVPARQYEVAMTRQQRYFRIPFIRPGEQYKDPPSKKKGWWYAHFDGPWIARQMELHPDKHPILLVAGKDDMEMCELSLDETGLSRKRGAEILPRQFEEIWERCGGIQYLRSAIESRQARPTYATAMLQSMFK, encoded by the exons ATGGAGGATGGCAAGCCTGTGTGGGCGCCCCACCCGACAGATGGCTTCCAGCTGGGGACCATCGTGGACATCGGCGCAGACAGCCTCACCATCGAGCCGCTTAAGCAGAAGGGCAAG AGCTTTTTGGCTGCCATCAATCAAGTCTTTCCTGCAGAGGACGACATCaacaagcatgtggaggacaaTT GCTCCCTCATGTACCTCAATGAAGCCACGCTGCTCAACAACGTGCGCGTCAGATACAGCAAGGACAAAATCTAC ACGTTTGTGGCCAACATCCTGATCGCCGTCAACCCATACTACGACATTCCAAAGCTTTACTCACCAGAGACCATCAAGCAGTATCACGGCAGGTCGCTGGGCACATTGCCGCCGCACGTCTACGCCATTG ctGATAAAGCCTACAGGGACATGAAGGTTCTGAAGATGAGCCAGTCCATCATCGTCTCAGGGGAGTCTGGTGCCGGGAAGACAGAAAACACCAAGTTTGTTCTCAG GTACCTGACATCGTCTTATGGGACGGGCCAGGACATTGACGAGAGGATAGTGGAGG CCAACCCCTTGTTGGAGGCCTTCGGGAACGCCAAAACTGTgcgcaacaacaacagcagccgCTTTGGAAAATTTGTGGAAATCCACTTCAATGAAAAG TACCTGAATAGAGGATGCACTCGCTTCTTTGCCTCCAAAGACACAGACAAACAGATCCTGCAGAACCGCAAGAGTCCCGAG CACGTCAAGTCAGGCCCACTGAAGGACCCGCTGCTGGACGATCATGGAGACTTCCACCGCATGATCGTGGCCATGAAGAAGATCGGCCTGGACGACACAGAGAAGCTGGACTTGTTTCGAGTGGTGGCGGGCGTGCTGCACTTGGGCAACATCGACTTTGAGGAGGCTGGAAGCACCTCAG GCGGCTGTGCCATCAAGAACCAGTCAAGCCAAGCACTGGACCGCTGTGCCGAGCTGCTAGGCTTGGAGGACGACGACCTGAGAGTCAGCCTTACTACCAGGGTGATGCTCACCACAGCAGGGGGCACCAAAGGAACGGTCATAAA GGTTCCTCTGAAAGTGGAGCAGGCCAACAACGCCCGTGACGCGCTGGCCAAGGCCGTGTACAGCCGTCTCTTTGACCACGTGGTCACCAGGGTCAACCAGTGCTTCCCTTTTGACTCATCTGCCAACTTCATCGGGGTCCTGGACATCGCCGGTTTCG AGTACTTTGAACACAACAGCTTTGAGCAGTTCTGCATCAACTACTGCAACGAGAAGCTGCAGCAGTTCTTCAACGAGCGCATCCTCAAAGAG GAACAAGAACTGTACCAGAGGGAGGGTTTGGGAGTCAATGAGGTCCACTATGTCGACAACCAGGACTGCATAG ACCTGGTGGAGGCCAAGGTGCTGGGCATCCTGGACATCCTGGATGAGGAGAACCGCCTCCCTCAGCCCAGCGACCAGCACTTCACTGACACGGTCCACAACAAACACAAGAACCACTTCCGGCTGACT atacCCAGGAAGTCCAAGCTGGCTGTCCACAGGAACGTGAGGGACGATGAAGGATTTATCATCAGGCACTTTGCTGGAGCCGTCTGCTACGAGACG ACAAAGTTTGTGGAGAAGAACAACGATGCGCTGCACATGTCTCTAGAGAGTCTGGTCAGCGACTCTAAGGACAGCTTCGTCCGCCAGCTCTTTGACACCTCCAACAATGGCAAAGACTCCAAGCAGAGGGCGGGAAAACTCGGCTTCATCAGTGTTGGCAATAAGTTTAAg ACTCAGCTCAACATCCTGCTGGACAAACTTCGCAGCACG GGCTCCAGTTTCATACGCTGCATCAAACCCAACTTGAAGATGGTCAGTCACCACTTTGAAGGAGCTCAGATCCTCTCACAGCTACAGTGCTCAG GTATGGTCTCCGTACTGGACCTCATGCAGGGCGGCTTCCCCTCCAGGGCTCCCTTCCACGAACTGTACAATATGTACCAGAGCTACATGCCCCCCAAACTGACTCGTCTTGATCCGCGCTTGTTCTGCAAG gcATTGttcaaagctttgggactcgaTGACAAAGACTACAAGTTTGGACTGACTCGAGTCTTCTTCCGACCAGGCAAG TTTGCAGAGTTTGATCAGATCATGAAATCTGACCCCGATCACCTGGCAGAACTGGTAAAGCGGGTCAACACCTGGCTCATTCATAGCCGCTGGAAGAAGGTCCAATGGTGTGCCCTGTCTGTCATCAAGC tgaAGAACAAGATCTTGTACAGGACCAGCGCTTGCATCAGCATGCAGAAGACAGTGCGCATGTGGCTTTGCAAGAAGAAGCACAAACCTCG GATCGACGGCCTGGTGAAGGTGCGCCACCTGAAGGAGAGGATGACACGCTTCAACGAGGTGGTGGTGGGCCTGAAGGAGGGCAAAGAGGAGATGAGCAAACAAATAAACCAGCTGGATGCTGCCATCGACACCCTCATGCTAACAATCAAG AGCACCATCATGTCCCGCCTGGACATCGAGCACGAGTATCGGGCCCTGGTGACCCGCTCGGAGCAGCTGCTGACGGCCATGCAGAACaagaagaaggaagaggaggagcgtGAGCGTCTGCGGCGCCTCCAGGAGGAGATGGAGAGGGAGAGGaaaaggagggaggaggaggagcagcgtcgcaaggaggaggaggaggagagacgtCT CAAAGCTGAGATGGAGCTGAAGAGaaagcaggaggaagaggagaggaagacgagggaggaggaagagaggAAGCTACAG ATGGAGATGGAGTTGCAGCTCCAGGCAGAGCGGGAAGAGGAGCTGGCCCGCCAGGCAGTTCTGGAGCAGGAAAGGCGGGACCGCGAGCTCGCTCTGAGGATTGCCCAGAGTGAGGCGGAGCTTATCCCCGACGAGGCTCAGAATGACGCCTCACTTCGCAG TACCGGATCTTCGGTTCCGTCCTCTCCAGAGCGAGCAGC CGGCACCGCAGGTCCAAAAGTGAAGAGTTTGAGCAT GGAGGAGATGGTCCAGGAAATGACTGAGCTGCTGGCGAG AGGTCCTCAGTTGCAAGCGTCCAAAGCCGCTGCTGGCGCCAAAAAGTACGAGCTGAGCAAGTGGAAGTACGCTGAGCTGCGGGACGCCATCAACACTTCCTGTG ACATCGAGCTGCTGGCCGCCTGCAGGGAGGAGTTCCACCGCCGCCTGAAGGTCTACCACGCATGGAAGTCCAGGAACAAGAAGAGGAACACCGCCGACGCAGAACAGAGGGCGCCCAAATCCATCACCGACTATG GTCGTGCGCCTCCTCTGAGAAAAGCAC CCCAGCAGAACCCGGCGCCCCCGGTCCCAGCACGTCAGTACGAGGTGGCCATGACCCGGCAGCAGCGCTACTTCCGCATCCCGTTCATTCGGCCGGGAGAGCAGTACAAAGACCCCCCAAGCAAGAAGAAGGGTTGGTGGTACGCCCACTTTGACGGGCCCTGGATAGCCCGGCAGATGGAGCTGCATCCCGACAAGCATCCCATCCTGCTGGTGGCGG GCAAAGATGACATGGAGATGTGTGAGCTCAGCCTGGACGAGACGGGCCTGTCCCGGAAGAGGGGGGCCGAGATCCTGCCACGGCAGTTCGAGGAGATCTGGGAACGCTGTGGTGGCATCCAGTACCTCCGCAGCGCCATTGAGAGCCGGCAGGCGCGGCCTACCTACGCCACCGCCATGTTGCAGAGCATGTTCAAGTGA
- the LOC129172063 gene encoding unconventional myosin-VI-like isoform X5: MEDGKPVWAPHPTDGFQLGTIVDIGADSLTIEPLKQKGKSFLAAINQVFPAEDDINKHVEDNCSLMYLNEATLLNNVRVRYSKDKIYTFVANILIAVNPYYDIPKLYSPETIKQYHGRSLGTLPPHVYAIADKAYRDMKVLKMSQSIIVSGESGAGKTENTKFVLRYLTSSYGTGQDIDERIVEANPLLEAFGNAKTVRNNNSSRFGKFVEIHFNEKNAVVGGFVSHYLLEKSRICRQSSEERNYHIFYRLCAGAPEDIRQKFYLSSPDTFRYLNRGCTRFFASKDTDKQILQNRKSPEHVKSGPLKDPLLDDHGDFHRMIVAMKKIGLDDTEKLDLFRVVAGVLHLGNIDFEEAGSTSGGCAIKNQSSQALDRCAELLGLEDDDLRVSLTTRVMLTTAGGTKGTVIKVPLKVEQANNARDALAKAVYSRLFDHVVTRVNQCFPFDSSANFIGVLDIAGFEYFEHNSFEQFCINYCNEKLQQFFNERILKEEQELYQREGLGVNEVHYVDNQDCIDLVEAKVLGILDILDEENRLPQPSDQHFTDTVHNKHKNHFRLTIPRKSKLAVHRNVRDDEGFIIRHFAGAVCYETTKFVEKNNDALHMSLESLVSDSKDSFVRQLFDTSNNGKDSKQRAGKLGFISVGNKFKTQLNILLDKLRSTGSSFIRCIKPNLKMVSHHFEGAQILSQLQCSGMVSVLDLMQGGFPSRAPFHELYNMYQSYMPPKLTRLDPRLFCKALFKALGLDDKDYKFGLTRVFFRPGKFAEFDQIMKSDPDHLAELVKRVNTWLIHSRWKKVQWCALSVIKLKNKILYRTSACISMQKTVRMWLCKKKHKPRIDGLVKVRHLKERMTRFNEVVVGLKEGKEEMSKQINQLDAAIDTLMLTIKSTIMSRLDIEHEYRALVTRSEQLLTAMQNKKKEEEERERLRRLQEEMERERKRREEEEQRRKEEEEERRLKAEMELKRKQEEEERKTREEEERKLQMEMELQLQAEREEELARQAVLEQERRDRELALRIAQSEAELIPDEAQNDASLRRGPQLQASKAAAGAKKYELSKWKYAELRDAINTSCDIELLAACREEFHRRLKVYHAWKSRNKKRNTADAEQRAPKSITDYAQQNPAPPVPARQYEVAMTRQQRYFRIPFIRPGEQYKDPPSKKKGWWYAHFDGPWIARQMELHPDKHPILLVAGKDDMEMCELSLDETGLSRKRGAEILPRQFEEIWERCGGIQYLRSAIESRQARPTYATAMLQSMFK; the protein is encoded by the exons ATGGAGGATGGCAAGCCTGTGTGGGCGCCCCACCCGACAGATGGCTTCCAGCTGGGGACCATCGTGGACATCGGCGCAGACAGCCTCACCATCGAGCCGCTTAAGCAGAAGGGCAAG AGCTTTTTGGCTGCCATCAATCAAGTCTTTCCTGCAGAGGACGACATCaacaagcatgtggaggacaaTT GCTCCCTCATGTACCTCAATGAAGCCACGCTGCTCAACAACGTGCGCGTCAGATACAGCAAGGACAAAATCTAC ACGTTTGTGGCCAACATCCTGATCGCCGTCAACCCATACTACGACATTCCAAAGCTTTACTCACCAGAGACCATCAAGCAGTATCACGGCAGGTCGCTGGGCACATTGCCGCCGCACGTCTACGCCATTG ctGATAAAGCCTACAGGGACATGAAGGTTCTGAAGATGAGCCAGTCCATCATCGTCTCAGGGGAGTCTGGTGCCGGGAAGACAGAAAACACCAAGTTTGTTCTCAG GTACCTGACATCGTCTTATGGGACGGGCCAGGACATTGACGAGAGGATAGTGGAGG CCAACCCCTTGTTGGAGGCCTTCGGGAACGCCAAAACTGTgcgcaacaacaacagcagccgCTTTGGAAAATTTGTGGAAATCCACTTCAATGAAAAG AACGCCGTGGTGGGCGGGTTTGTGTCCCACTACCTTCTGGAGAAGTCGCGCATCTGTCGGCAAAGCTCAGAGGAGAGAAACTACCACATCTTCTACCGGCTGTGTGCCGGCGCTCCCGAGGACATTCGCCAAAAGTTTTACCTCAGTTCACCCGACACGTTTAGG TACCTGAATAGAGGATGCACTCGCTTCTTTGCCTCCAAAGACACAGACAAACAGATCCTGCAGAACCGCAAGAGTCCCGAG CACGTCAAGTCAGGCCCACTGAAGGACCCGCTGCTGGACGATCATGGAGACTTCCACCGCATGATCGTGGCCATGAAGAAGATCGGCCTGGACGACACAGAGAAGCTGGACTTGTTTCGAGTGGTGGCGGGCGTGCTGCACTTGGGCAACATCGACTTTGAGGAGGCTGGAAGCACCTCAG GCGGCTGTGCCATCAAGAACCAGTCAAGCCAAGCACTGGACCGCTGTGCCGAGCTGCTAGGCTTGGAGGACGACGACCTGAGAGTCAGCCTTACTACCAGGGTGATGCTCACCACAGCAGGGGGCACCAAAGGAACGGTCATAAA GGTTCCTCTGAAAGTGGAGCAGGCCAACAACGCCCGTGACGCGCTGGCCAAGGCCGTGTACAGCCGTCTCTTTGACCACGTGGTCACCAGGGTCAACCAGTGCTTCCCTTTTGACTCATCTGCCAACTTCATCGGGGTCCTGGACATCGCCGGTTTCG AGTACTTTGAACACAACAGCTTTGAGCAGTTCTGCATCAACTACTGCAACGAGAAGCTGCAGCAGTTCTTCAACGAGCGCATCCTCAAAGAG GAACAAGAACTGTACCAGAGGGAGGGTTTGGGAGTCAATGAGGTCCACTATGTCGACAACCAGGACTGCATAG ACCTGGTGGAGGCCAAGGTGCTGGGCATCCTGGACATCCTGGATGAGGAGAACCGCCTCCCTCAGCCCAGCGACCAGCACTTCACTGACACGGTCCACAACAAACACAAGAACCACTTCCGGCTGACT atacCCAGGAAGTCCAAGCTGGCTGTCCACAGGAACGTGAGGGACGATGAAGGATTTATCATCAGGCACTTTGCTGGAGCCGTCTGCTACGAGACG ACAAAGTTTGTGGAGAAGAACAACGATGCGCTGCACATGTCTCTAGAGAGTCTGGTCAGCGACTCTAAGGACAGCTTCGTCCGCCAGCTCTTTGACACCTCCAACAATGGCAAAGACTCCAAGCAGAGGGCGGGAAAACTCGGCTTCATCAGTGTTGGCAATAAGTTTAAg ACTCAGCTCAACATCCTGCTGGACAAACTTCGCAGCACG GGCTCCAGTTTCATACGCTGCATCAAACCCAACTTGAAGATGGTCAGTCACCACTTTGAAGGAGCTCAGATCCTCTCACAGCTACAGTGCTCAG GTATGGTCTCCGTACTGGACCTCATGCAGGGCGGCTTCCCCTCCAGGGCTCCCTTCCACGAACTGTACAATATGTACCAGAGCTACATGCCCCCCAAACTGACTCGTCTTGATCCGCGCTTGTTCTGCAAG gcATTGttcaaagctttgggactcgaTGACAAAGACTACAAGTTTGGACTGACTCGAGTCTTCTTCCGACCAGGCAAG TTTGCAGAGTTTGATCAGATCATGAAATCTGACCCCGATCACCTGGCAGAACTGGTAAAGCGGGTCAACACCTGGCTCATTCATAGCCGCTGGAAGAAGGTCCAATGGTGTGCCCTGTCTGTCATCAAGC tgaAGAACAAGATCTTGTACAGGACCAGCGCTTGCATCAGCATGCAGAAGACAGTGCGCATGTGGCTTTGCAAGAAGAAGCACAAACCTCG GATCGACGGCCTGGTGAAGGTGCGCCACCTGAAGGAGAGGATGACACGCTTCAACGAGGTGGTGGTGGGCCTGAAGGAGGGCAAAGAGGAGATGAGCAAACAAATAAACCAGCTGGATGCTGCCATCGACACCCTCATGCTAACAATCAAG AGCACCATCATGTCCCGCCTGGACATCGAGCACGAGTATCGGGCCCTGGTGACCCGCTCGGAGCAGCTGCTGACGGCCATGCAGAACaagaagaaggaagaggaggagcgtGAGCGTCTGCGGCGCCTCCAGGAGGAGATGGAGAGGGAGAGGaaaaggagggaggaggaggagcagcgtcgcaaggaggaggaggaggagagacgtCT CAAAGCTGAGATGGAGCTGAAGAGaaagcaggaggaagaggagaggaagacgagggaggaggaagagaggAAGCTACAG ATGGAGATGGAGTTGCAGCTCCAGGCAGAGCGGGAAGAGGAGCTGGCCCGCCAGGCAGTTCTGGAGCAGGAAAGGCGGGACCGCGAGCTCGCTCTGAGGATTGCCCAGAGTGAGGCGGAGCTTATCCCCGACGAGGCTCAGAATGACGCCTCACTTCGCAG AGGTCCTCAGTTGCAAGCGTCCAAAGCCGCTGCTGGCGCCAAAAAGTACGAGCTGAGCAAGTGGAAGTACGCTGAGCTGCGGGACGCCATCAACACTTCCTGTG ACATCGAGCTGCTGGCCGCCTGCAGGGAGGAGTTCCACCGCCGCCTGAAGGTCTACCACGCATGGAAGTCCAGGAACAAGAAGAGGAACACCGCCGACGCAGAACAGAGGGCGCCCAAATCCATCACCGACTATG CCCAGCAGAACCCGGCGCCCCCGGTCCCAGCACGTCAGTACGAGGTGGCCATGACCCGGCAGCAGCGCTACTTCCGCATCCCGTTCATTCGGCCGGGAGAGCAGTACAAAGACCCCCCAAGCAAGAAGAAGGGTTGGTGGTACGCCCACTTTGACGGGCCCTGGATAGCCCGGCAGATGGAGCTGCATCCCGACAAGCATCCCATCCTGCTGGTGGCGG GCAAAGATGACATGGAGATGTGTGAGCTCAGCCTGGACGAGACGGGCCTGTCCCGGAAGAGGGGGGCCGAGATCCTGCCACGGCAGTTCGAGGAGATCTGGGAACGCTGTGGTGGCATCCAGTACCTCCGCAGCGCCATTGAGAGCCGGCAGGCGCGGCCTACCTACGCCACCGCCATGTTGCAGAGCATGTTCAAGTGA